The following proteins come from a genomic window of Alosa alosa isolate M-15738 ecotype Scorff River chromosome 2, AALO_Geno_1.1, whole genome shotgun sequence:
- the si:dkey-111e8.4 gene encoding uncharacterized protein si:dkey-111e8.4, which translates to MREAPQGLRSMRVSGLQVLPKSQEHPPPPGLLRHLLQLFPEPLCQLNKTGMDSGSPQYGTLADWLQSDVFIVFVVVMVLLGLVLTAVCWVWRRQRRSRQSTLQRLTEIEIYPVVDGSVGEAQQQKFSLKIRTDQRHASELVGILADHIRPTGSHATGEMSTGVSASKATLNPTVTPTQPLETQVKKENIGVAVITSKTTIPGVFIPQDYNSSSDSNDDQNDNDDCNDESESD; encoded by the exons ATGAGAGAAGCCCCACAGGGCCTTAGATCTATGCGTGTTTCAG GGCTGCAAGTGCTTCCCAAATCCCAGGAACATCCACCTCCTCCAGGCCTCCTAAGACACTTACTCCAGCTGTTCCCAGAGCCACTGTGTCAGTTAAACAAAACAG GCATGGACAGTGGAAGCCCTCAGTACGGCACCCTGGCTGATTGGCTTCAGTCAGACGTGTTTATCGTGTTCGTGGTGGTTATGGTTCTGCTCGGCTTGGTTCTGACGGCAGTCTGCTGGGTCTGGCGGCGCCAGAGACGATCCAGACAGTCCACTTTACA GAGGCTGACAGAGATTGAGATCTACCCAGTAGTGGATGGTTCAGTTGGGGAGGCGCAGCAGCAAAAGTTCTCCCTTAAGATCCGGACTGACCAGAGGCATGCTTCGGAGCTGGTGGGCATCCTGGCAGATCACATACGGCCCACTGGGTCGCACGCAACAGGTGAAATGTCTACAGGTGTGTCAGCGTCCAAAGCCACCCTAAACCCAACAGTGACACCCACACAGCCACTGGAAACACAGGTTAAAAAAGAGAATATAGGTGTGGCTGTCATAACATCAAAGACCACCATTCCTGGAGTTTTCATCCCCCAGGACTACAATAGCTCCAGTGACAGCAATGATGATCAAAATGATAATGATGACTGTAATGATGAAAGTGAGAGTGATTGA